GCGACGTCATCATCATGCTGCGCCTGCAGAACGAGCGCATGAGCGGCGCATTGCTGCCCTCGTCGCAGGAGTTCTTCAAGACCTATGGCCTCACGCCGGAGAAGCTGCAGCTGGCCAAGCCCGATGCGATCGTGATGCACCCGGGCCCCATCAACCGCGGCGTGGAAATCGACTCCGCCGTGGTCGACGGAAAGCAGAGCGTGATCCTCCCTCAGGTCACCTTCGGCATCGCGGTCCGCATGGCCGTCATGAGCATCGTCGCAGGCAACGAAGCATGAACACACTGATCACCAACGGCCGCGTCATCGACCCCGCCTCGGGCACCGACAAGAAGACCGACATCGCCATTGCCGACGGCAAGATCGCCGGCATCGGCCACGCGCCGGCCGGCTTCAAGGCCGGCCGCACCATCGACGCCGCGGGCTGCGTGGTCGCGCCCGGCCTCGTCGACCTGGCTGCGCGGCTGCGCGAGCCCGGCTACGAGCACGAAGGCATGCTCGAAAGCGAAATGGCCGCGGCCATTGCGGGCGGCGTGACCAGCCTCGTGTGCCCGCCCGACACCGACCCCGTGCTCGATGAGCCCGGCCTGGTCGAGATGCTCAAGTTCCGCGCCGAGAAGCTGCAGCGTGCGCGCCTCTTTCCGCTCGGTGCGCTCACGCGCAACCTCGCCGGCGGCGTGCTCACCGAAATGGCCGAGCTCACCGAGGCCGGCTGCATCGGCTTCAGCCAGGCCGACGTGCCGCTCGCGGACACACAGGTGCTGCAGCGCGCGCTGCTCTACGCGAGCACCTTCGGCTACACCGTGTGGCTGCGCCCGCAGGACCGCGACCTCGGCAAGGGCGTCGCCGCCAGCGGCCCGCTCGCCACGCGGCTCGGCCTTTCGGGCGTGCCGGTGTCGGCGGAGACCATCGCGATCTTCACCATCGTCGAGCTCATGAAGAGCACCGGCGCGCGCGTGCACCTGTGCCGTATCTCGAGCGCTGCGGGCGTGGCGCTGGTGCGCGCCGCCAAGGCGCTGGGCCTGCCGCTCACCTGCGACGTCAGCATCAACTCGCTGCACCTTGCCGATACGGACATCGGTTTTTTCGACAGCCGTGCGCGCCTGAATCCGCCGCTGCGCCAGCAAGGCGACCGCGACGCGCTGTCGGCCGCGCTGGCCGACGGCACCATCGATGCGCTGGTGTCAGACCACACCCCGGTCGAGGCCGATGCCAAGACGCTGCCGTTTGCCGAAGCCGAACCCGGCGCCACCGGCCTCGAACTGCTGCTGCCGCTGGCGCTGCAATGGGGCGAGCGCAGCGGCGCGGGCATCGGGCGCGCGCTGGAAGTGATCACGTCCGCGCCCGCGCGGCTGCTGACGGCGTCCGATGCGGGCACCGGCATCGGACGGCTGTCCGAGGGCGGCGTGGCCGACCTGTGCATCTTCGATCCGTCCATCGAATGGCAGGTGCAGCCTGAAGCGCTCAAGAGCCAGGGCAAGCACACGCCGTTCGCTGGCTACCCGCTGCAGGGGCGCGCGCGCCACACGCTGGTTGCCGGCCGCGTGGTTCACGGCTGAAGAGAAGAAGAGGGTGCAGGCTCGATGCTTCATTCACTGAAGGCCTGCTGGCGCCTGCTGCACGCGGTGGGGCACGCGCTCGGCGGCTGGTGGACCATCCGCTTCGCCTTTCCGCGGCTTTCGCCGGAAGAGCGCAACCTGCGCGTGCAGCAGTGGTCGCTGCGCCTGCTCGAGATCATGGGCGTCACGCTCAAGGTGCAGGGCACGCCGCCCGCGCAGGGGCCGGTGCTGCTCATCTGCAACCACCTCTCGTGGCTGGACATCAGCGCCATTCACGCCGCGTGCCACGTGCGCTTTGTCTCGAAGGCGGGCGTGAAGCACTGGCCGCTGATCGGCACGCTCTCCACCGGCGCGGGCTCGCTCTACATCGAGCGCGAACGCCGGCGCGATGCGCTGCGCGTGGTGCATCACATGACCGAGGCCCTGCAGGGCGGCGACCGCATCGGCGTGTTTCCCGAAGGCACCACGAGCGACGGGCGCGGACTGCTGCCTTTTCATGCCAACCTGCTGCAGGCGGCCATTTCTTCGGGCGCGCCGGTGCTGCCCGCGGCGTTGCGTTTTGCCGATGCGGCGACCGGAGAAACCAGCCAGGCGCCGCGCTATATCGACGACGACAACCTGCTGACCTCGCTCTGGAACACACTGCGCGCACCGCCGCTGCTGGCCATCGTGCGCTTCGGCGAGCCGCAGCCGTCGCAAGGCCGCGAGCGCCGTGCCTGGGCGCAGTCGCTGCATGAAGACGTGCAGCAGCTGCGCCGGGAAACGCACTGACGGCATCCATAAAAAAAGCGCTCCCGAAGGAGCGCTTAACGACGCACGAAGGCGCCGTGAGGAGGAACCGCAATCTGTGCCGCAGGTTGAATGCTGCAACGGCCCTGGCTTGCGGGAGAAATCAGTTCATGCGCGTGGGCGAGTGCCTACATGCGTAGGCGGGGCGGATCGGGGCGGGGCGGCAATCAGCCGGTCGCTTCGTGGTCCCCGCCCTTGCTGCGTTCGCTCTGCTCCATGGTGCCGGAGCGCAGCATGTCGCCTGCCTCGTCGGCAACCACGGCCTCGCTGAAATAGTAGCCCTGCGCCAGGGCCGTGGAGCCCGTCGAGTGGAGAAAGGCGCGCTGCGCTTCGGTCTCCAGTCCCTCGACGATGATGCCGATGCGGGCCTCGCGCGCCAGATTCATGATGGCGCGAACGGTGGCCGCGCTGTCGGGGTCGTCGACGGCTCTCTTGAGCATCGACTGCGCGATCTTCAGGTGATTCACGCGGTAGGTTCGCAGGTATTCGAACGACGAGTATTCGGTACCGAAGTCGTCGATGGCAATCCGGACGCCGAGCGCCCGCAGGCGCGGCAGTACGTCGTTGTGGGTCCAGGTCATCTGGGCCAGGGTCGACTCCGTCACGTCGAATTCCAGATCGGACGGGTTGAGCTGCCATTTCGCAAGGCAGTCGACCACATCGCGCACCAGCTCGTTGCCTTTCCGGAGTTGGCCGAGCGACAGATTGATGGCCACCACAGGCGGTGCCACGCCTTGCTCGCGCCACAGGCTCATTTGCCTGCAGGCCTGGTCCAGCACCCAGCGGCCCAGCATGACGATGCCGCCGGTGCGCTCCGCAATCGGCACGAAGGCTCCCGCGTCGAGGAGGCCGCGCTCGGGATGGTTCCAGCGCAGCAGTGCTTCCACGCCCACGATCTTTCCGGAGGACAGCTCGACCTGCGGCTGATAGTAGAGCTCCAGCTCTTCGCGTTCGATGGCTTTCTTCAGGTCTTCGCCGAGCGTGACGCGGTCACGTACTTCCAGGTCGATTTCCTCCGAGTGGAAGTGAAACTGGTTGCGCCCCTGGTCCTTCGATCGGTAGAGCGCCAGGTCGGCCTGCACGACCATTTCGTCCGGACCTGCGCTGCCCGGGATGTAGGGGCAGATGCCGATGCTCGCGGAGACATGCACTTCGTTGCCGTCGAGCATGTACGGGCGAGCCAGTTCCTCCTGGATCTTCGTGGCCAATGCGCCTGCCGCCGCCGGTTCGCCCATTTCGCTTTGCAGCACCGCGAACTCGTCGCCGCCCAGGCGCGCCACCACATCGGTTTCCCGCGTGCAATTCTTCAGGCGCTGGGCCACCTCGCGGAGCAGCAAGTCGCCGGCCGGATGGCCGAACATGTCGTTGACCGGCTTGAAGTGGTCCAGGTCGAGGTAGTGCAGCGCGAACGGCATGGAGCCCCGCCGCGCCGCAGCGTGAGCCTGGTGAAGGCGTTCCGTGAGGGTGGCGCGGTTGGCCAGGCCGGTCAGCCCGTCGGTGCGCGCGAGCCGCGCCAGCTGTTCCTCCGCCGCCTTGCGCTCCGTCACGTCGATGACGATGCCCTCCACCTCGATGAGCCGGCCTTCCTTGTCGCGAACCGGAACGTAGCGGTTCTCGACCCAGCGCCGCCCGCCGTCGCCCGTGCACAGGCGGTATTCGATCGACGCGCCTTCCGCATCCTTTTCCAGAACGCGCGCCATCGCATCGGCGACGCCGGCCTGGTCGGCCGGGTCGATCAGCACGTCCGCCCAGTTCGGGTTCGCCAGCAGGCTCGCCGGGTCGTGTCCGAACTTGGTGATGTTGTGCGAGATGTAGATCAGCGGAAACGAGGGCTCGCCGCGCAGGCGGTAGAGGATGGTCGGGCTGTTCTGCACGATGATGTTGGCGTCCGACAACTCGCGCGTGCGCTCTTCCACAGCCTGCTCGAGCTGGTTCATCTTGAAGGCAGCGTCCTCCGTCATCTGCCACTTCATCGTCAGTGCACTCGCCAGCTGGCGTACTTCGATGGGATCGAACGGCTTCTTGAGCACCAGCAGGCGGTCGCGCGCGTCCAGCCGCTCGAACACCTCGACCCACGACTGGTCTGCATAGGCGGTGCAGATCACGATCTGCAGGCGCGGATCGACCAGCCACAGTTGCTCGATCGTCTCGACGCCGTCCCACCCCGGAGGCATGCGCATGTCGATGAACGCCATGGCGTAGGGCTCGTCGGCCGCCAAGGCCTCGCGCACTCTGGCGAGCGCCTCCTGGCCCTGGTAGGCGCTGTCCAGCACGAAGTTCTCCGAACTCGGCTTGGCTTCGGTGCCGAACAATGCGGCCTCGAGGTCGTCCAGGTCCGACGCCGCGGCCTCGGGCAAGAGAATTTTCCGGAAGTCTTCGTGAATGGCGGGCGTGTCGTCCGCCAGGAGAATGCGCCGATTTTGTTGTGGGCTCATAGAGTCTCTTGCTTCTTCTTGATCGGAAGCGCGAGCGCGAACGTTGCGCCGGTGCCCGCGGCGCCGGAATTCGCCTTGCCCACCTTGCATATGCAGTCCAAATGCCTCATGTTTGCGGCCCCTTGCATGATCAATACATTAAACACGTGGACGGGTCGTTGCGCTTGATCGAATGCGCCTCGAGGGCTTGGCAGTGGCTGCGGAGATACATGCGACCGGCCTCGCTGCGAACCCGCCGGGGTGCTCGCTATGGCGCCGATGAAAATCGCCAAACCATGCAAGGTGCGAAGCGCCACATCATCAGGTTATGTGTTTGGAGTGCAGATGAAAAAGCTCAGGAAATTCGTGGGTGGCGCCATTTCCGTTGCGGGAGCGGTAGTGCTTATGGTGCAGCACTGGTGACCTGGGCCGGCGGATGGCAGTAGCATGCGCACCTTCAAGCCGGCGGATCATCCGTCGACGCCGCTCGCCGGCCCGCGCGAGGATCTCCCTTTTCGGAATCGAACACCGTGGATCACAACATGCATGAGCGAAGCACGGAAAGGCGCTCGAAACCGCCTGCCTGCACGGTCGAAGAAGCGATGGTCAAGCACGATGCCGACGTCGATATCGCGACCTCCGCGCTAAGAGCCGCGACCCAGGACGTCGCGGATTGCATTGCCGAGCTGATGAACTTCATCGCCCCGAGCGGCGCCTCGAACGCCGCGCGCGGGAGCTTTACCGAACGCAACATCCCTTTCAAACCGTTCGGCCTGGCCGGTGAAATCCACGACGTGACCTGCCAGTTGCGTGCGCTGCAAAGGGCGGCGGAACTGGCCACGCGCCGGGCACGCCGCCGCCTCGCGCGCGAGGGCGACGCTCGGCTGGAGCGGTTTGGAAGCTGACATGGCGAGTTCCGCTGACCTGCGAACGGCGGCTTTCACCAGCGAGCCCGCAGCAACACTACTGAGCGCGTGGCTGTACAGCCGTATCGGCATTCGGCGCCCATAATGCCGCCTGCGGCCACGCCAGAGGCCGCGCGAACCCAAGGCTCCGGGTCCACGTGAAGCGAGCCAGCGATATTGCCTTTCTGGCTTTTACGGGATGACACCATGAGCGTCATGCAGATGTTTCTACCGGCATCCGAACCCGCGCGCAGCGAGGCCCTGGCGCAGTTCCTGAAAACACATCACATCCCGCGCCGTCTCGTGAGAGGCCTCGGGCACAAGGGACTCGGCGAAGCAGGACCGGCCCTGCTGATAGGCCCCTTGCAAAACCAGCAGCAGGCGTCGTCGCCGGATTTGCGGACACCGGCTGCGCCGGAGTAAGGGCGCCGCGCGCCGTGCCGCTCGCCCGTTCGGGCTGACAGTGGCTGCGAGACAAAGAAAAACCCGCTACGCCTTGGGGCATGCGGGCTTCTGATCTTGGGTGAGACGCCGGAATGCGGTGCCGTGGTGCTTCGACAGGAATCGAAGATCGTCCGATAACCCGCATGGATGCTAGGCTCTTATAGGATCCGTAGATAAAATACCGCTATAAGTACCGATAGATTTTGATGCGTCGCATTGAAGCAACGACATCACCCGCCGCGCTGCCAGAAGAAAGGCGCTCAAGGCCGTCTGCATACCCAACTCGCGGCTAGGCCTGCTCTCCTGAGCTCGCGGTAGCGTCTCGTGGCAGCCGCGCGGGCCAAGAATGGCGAGGAAGCCGCACTTCCCGCGACCAGTCTCACGCCGCCACCCCAAGCGTAAAGGGATCGGTCCACTGCGTGGTGAATTCCATCGTCCGTAACGCGGACCTCAATCTCGATTCGTTCCGGGTGCACGCATAGCTCCTATGCGCTGGATCGCGCTTTGAGATTGTCACCAGCACAGGAAAAATGATGTGGCCCCCTTTCGACTAGTGGGCAAGGTGGGAGCGGCAGTGGCGTGCCCCGTTGATCCGCTTGAGATGAGGATGTCGCGCGCGATCTGTGGCGTGACGAACGGCTGCGAGCGATGTTGCCGGACGCGGCGGCCGTGGAGTGGTTGCGGTCGATCACCGGCTGAGGGAGCGCCCCGGCCTCGAATTGGCAATTTCGACGACGTGGACTGGTTGTGGCACGAATGCTGCAGTACAGCAATCTAGGGCGTTAGTCCTATGGACCCGGGAAACCTCGGTGGTACAGAATGAATCTCAGGGAGAGAGTGATCTCTCAACTCTAGGAGTGCCTATGTCAGCGGTCCAGCACGCAATCCGTGTGAACATCTTTCACAGTGCCAAATCGGCCAGCTATTGGGCGAACAGCCCCGATTTGCACGGCCTTGCCGCGTCGGGTAAAAGCCGTGCAGAGGTGGAGCAGGAGGCTCGCTACGCCGCCGAGGCCCTCTTTGAGATCCACGGCATCGAAGGCGATCCAGAAATCAGTTTCCAGGATGCTCAGTTCGAGGAGGAATGAGCTACAGACGAGAGGTGATCCACCACCTAGAGATAAGCGGCTACATAAAGCTTCCTGACCGAGGGAAGGGATCGCATGAAGCGTGGAGGAAGGGAGCGCATGTCCAAATCGTGCCCCGCAAGATCGACGACAGGAATTTTGCGAACGACATCATGAAGCAATCGGGCATCACGCACCGGTTCAATTGACAAGCCCTCTCCAGAGGGTTTTTTAACGTCTGGCGATTTTCACTTCCCTCCACAAAGGAGTAGCCATTGACGCCGCAGTTTCTTTCCAGCGCATTGAAGGACTCGTCAGCGGTGTATTGCTTGCTGTGGTATCCGTCAATCACGACCTGCACATAGGCCCGGTAGTTGCTGGGGAGCCCTGTCTTTCCGTAAGTGGGGGCGGAGTTTGGATCGGTCTGACCACCGCATCCGGCCACCAGTAAGCAGGCGAAGAGAATGGCTACTCGCATTTGAAAAGCACCTCAGCAGTTTGAGGTTTCCACCCTTGAGTACCCCCTGACGTCGAGGACTCCAGCACCATCTCCTTCTTGCCGCAGAAAGCTCGGGCACGGTCCAGTAAGGGCTTTGATCTGGCCAGCGGTACTCAGGCCGCCGCGGACGGTTGAACTGACCATGAAGCGATCACGGCCCACAGGTTGATCGGTGTTGTACTGACGCAGCCGGACAGTACGAGGCAGGCGAGGACGGCCGGTGCCCGAGAACCTATCTGGAATCGCATCCTCACTCCTCATTTTCTTGTTCGGCCGCCGAGCACGCTTTCCTCTTTTCGATCCAGTGTGACCCTGGTCCATAAGCCCCGACGCCGCTTCGAGGATGATCCTCATGCGCGGTTCGGCGCCGAGCATCTTCAGTCTTGCGACTTCGTCCCCGCCTTGCCCGTATAGGGGTTGACGTTGCCCTTGGTGGACCAGTTATCCGTCTTCGAGCTGTTCGGGTTGGTTGCATGGCCCGGTGCGACATACGTCCCATTGCTCTTGGTATAGCCGCTGGTCGAATGACTACCGCCCGATCCGGAGTAGCTCGACGAATGCGAGCTATGGCCGCCCGAGCTGTGTCCTCCTCCGCCCCTAGCAAAGACGGTTGAGCTGAGAGCAAGGACGACCGCGAGAACGATGATTGATTTCATTTCATGCCTTGCATCAGTGGCAATGAGAGCCGCCGGTTTTGTGATCCCGATGGCAGCCATTCCTGTCAGTGCCTCCTGAATGAGCGAGTGCGCCGCAGCTCATACAAAGCACCGCGATTAGTACCGCAATCTTCTTCATGTTGTCTCCTCGGTTTGATGGAGCCCGAAGTGTGGTGCTGCGCGCGATTTTTTCTACGAGGGTTTTGGAGCGCTCTCCCATGATCATGGGGCGCGGGTTTGAAGATGATCATGTGCGTGCGCGACCTCCTTCCTGGTCAGCGGGAGCAGGCGCCGGCAGAGTTGCACGGCACTGCCGACAGCAGAATGGCATTCGGCCTGCGACTGATGCGTGAAAGATCGTCGAGTGAAAAAAATGGAGATGAAATCGAAATGCTGCTTAGCATCGGAGCCTCAATATTCCGCCACCCGAGTCATGCACGAAGAAGCACGCCTGAAGTCCCCGTTTCCTGCTGCGGCCAAATG
The Variovorax paradoxus genome window above contains:
- a CDS encoding dihydroorotase, whose protein sequence is MNTLITNGRVIDPASGTDKKTDIAIADGKIAGIGHAPAGFKAGRTIDAAGCVVAPGLVDLAARLREPGYEHEGMLESEMAAAIAGGVTSLVCPPDTDPVLDEPGLVEMLKFRAEKLQRARLFPLGALTRNLAGGVLTEMAELTEAGCIGFSQADVPLADTQVLQRALLYASTFGYTVWLRPQDRDLGKGVAASGPLATRLGLSGVPVSAETIAIFTIVELMKSTGARVHLCRISSAAGVALVRAAKALGLPLTCDVSINSLHLADTDIGFFDSRARLNPPLRQQGDRDALSAALADGTIDALVSDHTPVEADAKTLPFAEAEPGATGLELLLPLALQWGERSGAGIGRALEVITSAPARLLTASDAGTGIGRLSEGGVADLCIFDPSIEWQVQPEALKSQGKHTPFAGYPLQGRARHTLVAGRVVHG
- a CDS encoding lysophospholipid acyltransferase family protein, producing the protein MLHSLKACWRLLHAVGHALGGWWTIRFAFPRLSPEERNLRVQQWSLRLLEIMGVTLKVQGTPPAQGPVLLICNHLSWLDISAIHAACHVRFVSKAGVKHWPLIGTLSTGAGSLYIERERRRDALRVVHHMTEALQGGDRIGVFPEGTTSDGRGLLPFHANLLQAAISSGAPVLPAALRFADAATGETSQAPRYIDDDNLLTSLWNTLRAPPLLAIVRFGEPQPSQGRERRAWAQSLHEDVQQLRRETH
- a CDS encoding putative bifunctional diguanylate cyclase/phosphodiesterase — its product is MSPQQNRRILLADDTPAIHEDFRKILLPEAAASDLDDLEAALFGTEAKPSSENFVLDSAYQGQEALARVREALAADEPYAMAFIDMRMPPGWDGVETIEQLWLVDPRLQIVICTAYADQSWVEVFERLDARDRLLVLKKPFDPIEVRQLASALTMKWQMTEDAAFKMNQLEQAVEERTRELSDANIIVQNSPTILYRLRGEPSFPLIYISHNITKFGHDPASLLANPNWADVLIDPADQAGVADAMARVLEKDAEGASIEYRLCTGDGGRRWVENRYVPVRDKEGRLIEVEGIVIDVTERKAAEEQLARLARTDGLTGLANRATLTERLHQAHAAARRGSMPFALHYLDLDHFKPVNDMFGHPAGDLLLREVAQRLKNCTRETDVVARLGGDEFAVLQSEMGEPAAAGALATKIQEELARPYMLDGNEVHVSASIGICPYIPGSAGPDEMVVQADLALYRSKDQGRNQFHFHSEEIDLEVRDRVTLGEDLKKAIEREELELYYQPQVELSSGKIVGVEALLRWNHPERGLLDAGAFVPIAERTGGIVMLGRWVLDQACRQMSLWREQGVAPPVVAINLSLGQLRKGNELVRDVVDCLAKWQLNPSDLEFDVTESTLAQMTWTHNDVLPRLRALGVRIAIDDFGTEYSSFEYLRTYRVNHLKIAQSMLKRAVDDPDSAATVRAIMNLAREARIGIIVEGLETEAQRAFLHSTGSTALAQGYYFSEAVVADEAGDMLRSGTMEQSERSKGGDHEATG
- a CDS encoding type II toxin-antitoxin system HicB family antitoxin, which gives rise to MSAVQHAIRVNIFHSAKSASYWANSPDLHGLAASGKSRAEVEQEARYAAEALFEIHGIEGDPEISFQDAQFEEE
- a CDS encoding YHYH domain-containing protein, which produces MIMGERSKTLVEKIARSTTLRAPSNRGDNMKKIAVLIAVLCMSCGALAHSGGTDRNGCHRDHKTGGSHCH